The genomic segment CCGAAGAGAAGGCCAGGTTCGCTGTACGCCTGCGCATATTGACATTAGCGCTGATCGTGATGTCTCTGCTGACGGCCGCAGGGTTTGTGTACGCGAGGACGGAACGAGCTCTGCGTCGAGAAGAGGAGGCAAAACTTCGGGCAGTTAAGGCCAGTAATGTGAGTAGCCAGGTTCTGGCTCAGCTATACAAAGTATTAGTTGGAAGCGAGGACCCTGACGTCGCGAGGAAAAATGCGAAGGAAACGCTGGGCAAGCTCAACGAAGCGCGCGAAACCTATCGGATAGATGGGAGTCGAACGGGTGAAGGAATAGCGCTCAACAACCTGGCAGGGTTTTACCGTTTACTAGGCGGATCATACGCGGCCATAGAGGACTTTAAGCAGGCGGAGAGTAACTACCAGCAGGCGCAAGAAAACTACCAGCAGGCGCTTGAAATCCTGACGGATGCCCTCGGCCCGGACCATACGGAAGTAGCCACCAGTCTCACGGGCTCGGCGGTGGTTTACACCTATCAAGGTAAGTATGCCGAGGCCGAGCCGCTTCTCGAGCAATCGCTGATGATCCTAATCAACGCTTTGGGGTCAGATGACCGGTACTTGGCCGACGCAATCATGAACCTGGCCGAGTGCTACGAGAGTCAAGGCAAGTACTACCAGGCTGAGCCTCGATACAAGCGTGCGTTGGAGATTCGGAGGAACAAGCTTGGCGAGAATCATACCGAGTTGGCTGAGAGCTTATATCAACTGGCCGGGCTCTACTTTGAGCGAGGTAAGTACGCCGAAGCTGAACCGCTCTTCAAGCAGGCGTTGGCGATTTGGGAGCGTGATAAGTCGGACATCCGGGATGCTGCCACCAGTCTTGACGCTCTGTCAGCACTCTACCGCGAAAAGGGTAATCTCGCCGAAGCCGAGCGGTATCTGAATCTAGCCTGGGAGATTCACAAAGACTTCATAGAACGGGACAAATTTTCAGTTGCTTATCACTTTGAGAATGTGGGACTGCTATACGACGCTCAAGACAATCCCAACGCCGAGACGGCTTACAATGCCGCAGTTGTAATTTGGACGAGGGCCTTGGGTAAGAATCATCCGACCAGAGCGTTTGGGCTTAGTAAACTGGCGTCCTATTGCTATAAGCACGGCAGGTTTAGCGATGCCGAGCGGCTCTTCAGCGAAGCATTAACAATTCAGCAAGCCTTGCCCGATTCCCCTGAGCTTGCACAAACGTCATACGGCCTTGCGCGAATCTATACTGATCAACTGAAGTACGTTGAAGCCGAGCCGCTCTTCAAGCAGGCGCTGGCTATCCAGGAGAAGGCGATACCGGAGCATCCCGACTTCGCTGCCACGCTCGACGCGTACGCTGACCTGCTGAGTAAGACCGAGCGCAACGCCGCCGCCGATGTATTACGGAACCGCGCGGAGCAGATTCGGCAGAACCACCTGAAAGCAAATCCCAGGTAACTGATAAAGGCCTCCCTTGTCCCTTCGTACAAGTAGCGTTTCTTGACAATGCCAGGGGTGCGGATTATATTCGCCATCATGTCAGTAAAGCGTTCCCGCCCACCCGCGCGACCCAGGGTGCGTAGCACAACGATACTCGCAGTACGCAGAGATAATCGCGTTGCAGTCGCGGGTGATGGCCAGGTAACTTTCGATAAGACAGTAATGAAATCGGGCGCCCGAAAGGTTCGCCGCCTTTACAACGACAAGATCATCGCGGGTTTCGCAGGCTCGACCGCTGACGCCTTTACCCTGTTCACGAGGTTCGAAGCAAAGCTCGAGCAGTATCACGGACAATTGCAGCGCTCGGCTGTTGAGCTTGGCAAGGAATGGCGCACGGACAAGTACCTGCGTCATCTTGAAGCCTTGCTGATCATCGCCGAC from the Acidobacteriota bacterium genome contains:
- a CDS encoding tetratricopeptide repeat protein, translated to MSERTYPASPYKGLAAYSEEDAPFFFGREEERRNIISNLTASRLTLLYGASGVGKSSVLRAGVVPDLRRLARKNSDESGSPEFAVAVFNTWRDDPVGRLTACVRESVIKTLDDQTVDQVPPPSSLVDTFRAWTKLVGGTLLVILDQFEDFFLYHRNEKGEGSFATEFSRLVNCRDLRVNFLISVRDDTYSRLDFLEKDIPGLFDNFLRIPYLDREATRAAIIKPIEQYNRFYGAGRKRISIESELVEEVLKGPSKAKALHSDQEQAGVANAGAIIETPFLQLVMTSLWKEEMRLGSTTLRLETLNRLGGVDSIVETHLSEAMKKLSRKERAIAASVFHYLVTPSGHKMAYAVSDLAKQAQLDQRETTELLEKLARGDNRILRPFALPERQDEQFYEISLDVLATPILDWRTRAEEKARFAVRLRILTLALIVMSLLTAAGFVYARTERALRREEEAKLRAVKASNVSSQVLAQLYKVLVGSEDPDVARKNAKETLGKLNEARETYRIDGSRTGEGIALNNLAGFYRLLGGSYAAIEDFKQAESNYQQAQENYQQALEILTDALGPDHTEVATSLTGSAVVYTYQGKYAEAEPLLEQSLMILINALGSDDRYLADAIMNLAECYESQGKYYQAEPRYKRALEIRRNKLGENHTELAESLYQLAGLYFERGKYAEAEPLFKQALAIWERDKSDIRDAATSLDALSALYREKGNLAEAERYLNLAWEIHKDFIERDKFSVAYHFENVGLLYDAQDNPNAETAYNAAVVIWTRALGKNHPTRAFGLSKLASYCYKHGRFSDAERLFSEALTIQQALPDSPELAQTSYGLARIYTDQLKYVEAEPLFKQALAIQEKAIPEHPDFAATLDAYADLLSKTERNAAADVLRNRAEQIRQNHLKANPR
- the hslV gene encoding ATP-dependent protease subunit HslV produces the protein MSVKRSRPPARPRVRSTTILAVRRDNRVAVAGDGQVTFDKTVMKSGARKVRRLYNDKIIAGFAGSTADAFTLFTRFEAKLEQYHGQLQRSAVELGKEWRTDKYLRHLEALLIIADENTSLILSGGGDVIEPDDGVVAIGSGGPYATAAARALLRHTDLSARDIVQEAMKIASEICIYTNFDLVIEEL